One genomic segment of Pseudomonas sp. p1(2021b) includes these proteins:
- a CDS encoding Flp family type IVb pilin, whose protein sequence is MLLKLFVHCKVFLQRKDGASGIEYALIAAMVAVVLASFTTEISTQVDNIMNAIKEGITTTSPTDG, encoded by the coding sequence ATGCTGCTGAAACTGTTTGTCCACTGCAAAGTCTTCCTGCAACGCAAGGATGGAGCGTCCGGTATCGAATATGCGCTGATCGCGGCGATGGTCGCGGTGGTGCTGGCGAGTTTCACTACAGAGATTTCTACCCAAGTCGATAACATCATGAACGCCATTAAAGAGGGCATTACGACTACGTCTCCGACTGACGGCTAA
- a CDS encoding response regulator yields MPTSSLRQQILLVDDEEEALLELAELLENEGFICHTATSVKGALLQLTRHPDMALVITDLRMPEESGISLIKRLRDHTARQHLPVIVMSGHADMDDISDLLRLQVLDLFRKPIYHARLLETLDNLFPKPRMLVAG; encoded by the coding sequence ATGCCAACCTCTTCCTTGCGTCAACAGATCCTCCTGGTGGACGACGAGGAAGAGGCGCTGCTCGAACTCGCCGAACTGCTGGAAAACGAAGGCTTCATCTGCCATACCGCCACCTCGGTCAAGGGCGCCCTGCTCCAGCTCACCCGCCACCCAGACATGGCGCTGGTCATCACCGACCTGCGCATGCCCGAGGAAAGCGGCATCAGCCTGATCAAGCGCCTGCGCGACCACACCGCCCGGCAACACCTGCCGGTGATCGTCATGTCCGGGCACGCCGACATGGACGATATCAGCGACCTGCTGCGCCTGCAGGTGCTCGACCTGTTCCGCAAGCCGATCTACCACGCGCGCTTGCTGGAAACCCTGGACAACCTGTTCCCAAAGCCACGGATGCTGGTGGCGGGCTGA